A genomic segment from Geitlerinema sp. PCC 7407 encodes:
- a CDS encoding DJ-1/PfpI family protein, translated as MAKKILMLVGDFVEDYEVMVPFQALQMVGYTVHAVCPDKRSGQFVRTAVHDFEGDQTYSEKPGHNFTLNATFAEISAADYDALVIPGGRAPEYIRLNGAVIAIVQHFAQANKPIASICHGAQLLAAADVLRGKRCSAYPACAPEVKAAGGEYVDIPVTEAIADGNLVTAPAWPAHPRWLAEFLQVMGTKVEHLAAAQV; from the coding sequence ATGGCGAAGAAAATTTTGATGTTGGTGGGTGACTTCGTCGAAGACTATGAGGTGATGGTCCCCTTCCAGGCGCTGCAAATGGTGGGTTATACGGTCCATGCGGTCTGTCCAGACAAGCGATCGGGGCAGTTTGTGCGGACGGCGGTCCATGACTTCGAAGGAGATCAGACCTACAGCGAGAAGCCGGGCCACAACTTCACCTTGAACGCGACCTTTGCAGAGATCTCGGCCGCAGACTATGACGCTTTGGTGATTCCGGGAGGACGGGCGCCCGAGTATATCCGCCTGAATGGAGCGGTGATCGCCATCGTGCAGCATTTTGCCCAGGCGAATAAGCCGATCGCGTCCATCTGCCACGGGGCCCAGCTGCTGGCGGCGGCGGATGTGCTGCGGGGCAAGCGCTGCTCGGCCTATCCGGCCTGTGCGCCGGAGGTGAAGGCGGCGGGCGGAGAATATGTGGATATTCCGGTGACGGAGGCGATCGCCGATGGCAACTTGGTGACGGCTCCGGCTTGGCCGGCCCATCCGCGCTGGCTAGCGGAGTTTTTGCAGGTGATGGGCACCAAAGTCGAGCATCTGGCGGCAGCTCAGGTCTAG
- a CDS encoding MEKHLA domain-containing protein: protein MTLKPDAEAIWSHPEVVAWTEHLLRSYRRWVGRDLMAPQKDAIAQSQALFLAPFVVVSHGTQASPIFNYGNQTALDLWEVPWEDFVQMPSNQSVEPDRRAERQQMLEACQKQGFFENYRGIRVTRTGRRFGIERVLIWNVVDEGGDRLGQAATFANWTFLPEREALSEELS, encoded by the coding sequence ATGACGCTGAAGCCTGACGCTGAGGCAATTTGGAGCCATCCTGAGGTGGTGGCGTGGACTGAGCACCTGCTGCGGAGCTATCGGCGCTGGGTGGGCCGAGATCTAATGGCTCCCCAAAAAGACGCGATCGCCCAGTCCCAGGCGCTTTTTTTGGCTCCCTTTGTGGTGGTTTCCCACGGGACCCAGGCCAGCCCGATTTTTAACTACGGCAATCAAACGGCTCTGGATTTGTGGGAAGTCCCTTGGGAGGACTTTGTGCAGATGCCGTCAAATCAAAGCGTCGAGCCCGATCGCCGAGCCGAGCGCCAGCAGATGCTGGAGGCGTGCCAAAAGCAGGGCTTTTTTGAGAACTATCGGGGCATTCGCGTTACCCGGACGGGGCGGCGCTTTGGGATTGAGCGAGTGCTGATTTGGAATGTGGTGGACGAAGGGGGCGATCGCCTCGGGCAGGCTGCGACCTTTGCGAACTGGACATTTTTGCCCGAGAGAGAGGCTCTGTCGGAGGAACTTTCTTAA